ATCTAGAAGGGAGGCTTTCGAGAAGTCACTGTGGGCTGTTTCGCTTGAAGTGATCACCGATTTCTGTTATGCTTGAGAGCTTATTGTCTCCTTGAGGTTTTTCATTTAACAGTTCATCTCCTTCACACAACAGAGTCAGGGTTGGCTTTATTGGTTCTGCGGATGACTCCAGCATCCGTCCTTGTTGGATGAATGCAGCGCTAATGAAAAGCTTGCTACTGGAGGAGCTGTACGAGACGTTAGATTCCTTTCTCTTCAGCCATGCCCTGACAAATGTTCTGAACCCTTGCCCCACAAAAATGTAAAGCAGGGGGTCAAAGCAGCTGTTGGCCACTGCCAGGCATAGCGTAGCCACCACTGACTTGCGGAGAATGTTTTCCAGTTCACAGTCAGTGTGGTGATGGACCAGGTAATACAAATGCACTGTCCTTTGCATGTGGTAGGGAAGGAAACAGATAAAAAACACACACAGAACCAGCACGATCATGGCTATGTCCCTCTTGATTCGTCTTGACTGCCAACTAACCCCCATTAAGTATTTTATCATCAAAGAGTAGCAGATGAGAATGATGGTAAAGGGAATAAGGAATCCAACAGTCAGTGCAAAATAGTTCATCCTAGCAATGCGAGTCCAGCTCTTGGCGATCACAGGCTCAAAACACTTGATTTTGCCATTGTGAGCTTCGCTCCCTGACAACAGGAAGGGTGCTGCAGCTACACCCACGAAGAGCCAGATTATAACACATGCTATGACGCACCGGCGGAAAGTGAAAATTCTTTGATGCCTCATGTGATGGACTGTGGACAAAAAACGAGATATGCTCAAGCAAGTCAGGAAAAATATACTGCAATACATGCTGACGTAGAAAGTGTAGGTGGACACTCGACACAGGAAATCCCTGAATGGCCAGTCTCCTTCTCTTAGATAATAGACAATCCTCAGGGGAAGACTGAGCACAAAGAGGAGGTCAGCGATAGCGAGGTTCATCAGGTAGACTGTGCTGGAATTCTTACTCTTCGCAATGCGGTAGAACACAAACAGAGCCAGCATGTTTGACAGCAACCCAACGACGAATACACCGCTGTACACAATGGAGTAGACCATGTATTTATAACCATGATTTTCTGGACATGCAGTTCCATTCATAGTCATGTTTGTGATTGTAGAGTTCTCATGCAGGACTCCGTTTGTCGTCATCATCTTTCTGTTGAGAACATCAACAATTCTTTGATTATTTACCAGCAATATGCAAGTTACTACTTATATTCAGCCTCTTGAGTCAACTTGTTATGGCTCCAAGGTACTCTCCAGAGGATTGATCACCTTCTTGAGGTCACACTTCTCGTGCACTACTGAGGAAGGTGCTGCCCTCTCAGAAGTCTTATCCTTGGGTTGAGGT
The Hemiscyllium ocellatum isolate sHemOce1 chromosome 13, sHemOce1.pat.X.cur, whole genome shotgun sequence DNA segment above includes these coding regions:
- the LOC132821785 gene encoding cysteinyl leukotriene receptor 1-like, with translation MMTTNGVLHENSTITNMTMNGTACPENHGYKYMVYSIVYSGVFVVGLLSNMLALFVFYRIAKSKNSSTVYLMNLAIADLLFVLSLPLRIVYYLREGDWPFRDFLCRVSTYTFYVSMYCSIFFLTCLSISRFLSTVHHMRHQRIFTFRRCVIACVIIWLFVGVAAAPFLLSGSEAHNGKIKCFEPVIAKSWTRIARMNYFALTVGFLIPFTIILICYSLMIKYLMGVSWQSRRIKRDIAMIVLVLCVFFICFLPYHMQRTVHLYYLVHHHTDCELENILRKSVVATLCLAVANSCFDPLLYIFVGQGFRTFVRAWLKRKESNVSYSSSSSKLFISAAFIQQGRMLESSAEPIKPTLTLLCEGDELLNEKPQGDNKLSSITEIGDHFKRNSPQ